A region from the Ichthyobacterium seriolicida genome encodes:
- a CDS encoding WbqC family protein yields MKKGLFCLSYFPPIEYYFRWINHLPILEWEEHFQKQSYRNRFCIFGANGKLCLSIPIIHTGDNNQKIRDVKISYDHLWQSHHWNSIYSAYRSSPYFEFYEEEIKLIFEKKEQFLVDLNIKIHEVISNILEIKPFYEKTNTYKSQIDSDTVDFRKIHPKIKSELTFPPYTQVFSDKHGFLANLSILDLIFSEGPNASQYLELLLTENSF; encoded by the coding sequence GTGAAAAAAGGATTGTTTTGCCTAAGTTATTTTCCTCCTATAGAATATTATTTTAGATGGATAAATCACTTACCAATACTCGAGTGGGAAGAACATTTTCAGAAACAATCTTATAGAAATAGATTCTGTATTTTCGGAGCAAACGGAAAATTATGCTTGAGTATTCCAATAATCCACACAGGTGACAATAACCAAAAGATAAGAGATGTAAAAATATCTTATGATCACCTTTGGCAATCTCATCATTGGAACTCTATATATTCAGCCTATAGATCATCACCTTATTTTGAATTCTATGAAGAAGAAATTAAACTGATCTTTGAGAAAAAAGAACAATTCTTAGTAGACCTAAATATTAAAATACACGAGGTCATTTCTAATATCCTAGAGATAAAGCCCTTTTATGAAAAAACAAATACTTATAAATCACAAATAGATTCTGACACTGTAGATTTTAGAAAAATTCACCCCAAAATAAAAAGTGAATTGACATTCCCTCCTTATACACAGGTCTTCTCAGATAAACACGGATTTTTAGCCAATCTGAGTATTTTAGATTTAATCTTCTCGGAAGGACCTAACGCCTCTCAATACCTAGAATTATTACTAACTGAAAACTCTTTTTAG
- the lepB gene encoding signal peptidase I — MNNFILLLIVGHIYLFFRNCNLFKRAGYSPWKSAIPIYNTIIILKIIQRPWWWVFLVWCPAVNVVMLPVIWVELIDRFGKRSRNEKIFVVLSLSTYILYINYFDKSPYNKQSIKKKDNTFFGSLLFAVVGASIIRIFTFEAYTIPTSSMEKSMLVGDFLFVNKLIYGVRIPMTFFSLPLIHDKIPFINIPSYIKEIQLPYFRMPKIADIENNDIVVFNWPADTLDERQNTVIKPIDKKINYIKRCVAISGDSLEIKSGTLFVNAKQESETDRKKIQFLYTVMTDGTKLNTKILSEKFNITEKISELYNNKYLLFLTGDSAKKIADIKGVISVERHIYPKQVADPSIFPKGEKWNADNYGPILIPEKGSTVELNTDNLPLYERLISVYENNTLQVRGNDIFINDQIASTYTFKQNYYWMMGDNRHNSLDSRFFGFVPEDHIVGKPVLIWMSWDSTKEGLEKIRWERLISVIHGEGKLKSYLIPFLIIITILYSGTKLYRMRRNKKSA; from the coding sequence ATGAATAACTTTATATTACTACTCATCGTAGGTCATATATATCTCTTTTTTAGAAATTGTAATCTCTTTAAAAGGGCGGGTTATTCTCCATGGAAATCAGCAATACCAATATATAATACAATCATCATTCTAAAAATTATACAACGCCCTTGGTGGTGGGTATTTTTAGTTTGGTGCCCTGCTGTCAATGTAGTCATGTTGCCAGTAATATGGGTAGAGCTAATAGATCGTTTTGGAAAGAGAAGTAGAAATGAAAAAATATTCGTGGTGCTGAGCTTGAGCACTTATATACTTTATATTAATTATTTCGACAAGAGCCCTTACAACAAACAAAGTATAAAAAAGAAAGACAATACTTTTTTTGGATCGCTTTTATTTGCTGTTGTAGGAGCTAGCATCATACGAATATTTACTTTCGAAGCATATACCATTCCTACATCTTCTATGGAGAAATCTATGTTAGTGGGAGACTTTTTATTTGTAAATAAATTGATATACGGTGTACGAATCCCCATGACATTTTTTTCTTTACCATTAATTCACGACAAGATACCATTTATCAATATTCCCTCTTATATAAAAGAAATACAGCTCCCTTATTTTAGAATGCCAAAAATAGCAGATATCGAAAATAATGACATTGTCGTGTTCAATTGGCCAGCAGATACTCTAGATGAAAGGCAAAACACAGTAATCAAGCCAATAGACAAAAAGATAAATTACATAAAGAGATGTGTAGCTATCAGTGGTGATTCATTAGAGATAAAATCTGGAACTCTATTTGTAAATGCAAAACAAGAATCTGAAACCGATAGAAAAAAAATACAATTTTTATATACTGTTATGACAGATGGCACGAAATTGAACACAAAAATATTAAGTGAGAAATTTAATATTACCGAGAAAATAAGTGAATTATACAACAATAAATACCTTTTGTTTCTAACAGGAGATAGTGCAAAAAAAATTGCTGATATAAAAGGTGTTATATCAGTTGAGAGACATATTTATCCAAAACAAGTTGCTGATCCTAGTATTTTCCCAAAGGGAGAAAAGTGGAACGCAGATAATTACGGCCCCATTCTCATACCCGAAAAGGGATCTACTGTGGAGTTAAATACGGATAATTTACCCCTTTATGAAAGGTTGATTTCCGTATATGAAAATAACACTTTACAAGTAAGAGGAAATGATATTTTCATAAATGATCAAATAGCGTCGACTTATACTTTCAAACAGAATTACTATTGGATGATGGGAGATAATCGTCATAATTCCTTAGACTCTCGTTTTTTTGGCTTTGTTCCTGAAGATCATATAGTAGGTAAACCCGTTCTTATTTGGATGAGTTGGGACTCTACAAAAGAAGGTCTGGAAAAAATCAGATGGGAACGCCTAATAAGTGTAATACACGGAGAGGGTAAACTCAAATCTTATTTAATACCATTTCTAATAATCATAACGATTTTATATTCGGGAACGAAATTATATAGGATGAGAAGAAACAAAAAATCTGCGTGA
- the ccsA gene encoding cytochrome c biogenesis protein CcsA, with translation MENKKTNIKITNSIERVLFSTKLALILILTYAVSMALGTFIENDYGTPAAKNIIYEALWFEVIQVLLAINFIGHIFKYKLIERKKYSLLTFHIAFIVILLGGAITRYISFEGIMHIREGEQSDYILSYNNYLQVRIDNDNQQKVYAPKRKNLSEIGNRYFEHKYDFLDREIFLKYVDFIPNAKRDLIQSPGGKYTLHLVSTSDNGRDNIYIQDLETKLINNLVFTLNNEQKGAVNIFLKDGELYFNSPFPTTFMRMSDKHEGSLEKDMTHSFNQATLYDFSGVKIVLKEVFDSLSFKWIKGDKEDNAEDVLILDVCLNHESKKVELKGGKGSFNKMKEIEIGGLNVNIRYGAKKIDLPFAIRLDKFNAEKYPGTISSYSSFASEVTVIDQQNDVIIPYRIFMNNVLDYRGYRFFQSSFDSDEKGSVFSVNHDFLGTTVSYIGYMLLLIGMSWTLFSKKSRFSKLKKKIDIISEKKQILLFLLSVPFLNSNAQINEVNNKSIDVDSIKKTIAIDKQHSEKVGYLLVQNKGRIEPINTLASKILRKIHRENHFENYSANQVFISMMSNPMSWQHIPFIYVSNKDLRNKFEAKKYIAFLDAFDEKGTYLLRDEVSKSYKKKPLARTEYDKAIMALDERINILYSLLHKGFLEIFPLPNDSDNKWYSPVGDISMFQKKDSLFITNVFGWYLEELKKAKETGNWKDADKKIEYISKFQRKYGWEIIPSDSKIEAEIFYNKVDIFNRLFKYYLLLGISMLMVCFATIFINRSRVLNYSLFFLGGLTVLCFIAHTLGLILRWYISGNAPWSNGYESMIYVGWATILSGIIFCKKSPITLSSTAILASLILWVASLNWLDPEITNLQPVLKSYWLSIHVSVIVASYGFLALGALLGLLVLIIMIFSSKKNTDRIVLTIKELTYINEMTITIGLFMLTIGTFLGGVWANESWGRYWGWDPKETWAFISIFVYSLILHMRLVPFLKGVFQFNMASILGLGSIIMTYFGVNYYLGGMHSYAKGDPLPIPDFIYYIIVSIIFIGIVSFFRKRRLNI, from the coding sequence ATGGAAAACAAAAAGACTAATATTAAAATAACCAATAGTATAGAAAGAGTATTATTTTCTACCAAGCTGGCGTTGATATTAATACTAACATATGCTGTATCTATGGCTCTTGGCACTTTTATAGAAAATGATTACGGCACTCCTGCAGCAAAAAATATTATATATGAAGCTCTGTGGTTTGAAGTAATACAGGTTTTGTTAGCTATAAATTTTATAGGTCATATATTTAAGTATAAGCTAATCGAGAGAAAAAAGTATTCTCTTCTAACTTTTCATATAGCTTTTATAGTAATCCTGCTAGGAGGTGCAATTACTAGGTATATCAGTTTTGAGGGCATTATGCATATTAGAGAGGGAGAACAAAGCGATTATATTTTGTCTTATAATAATTACTTGCAAGTTAGGATAGATAATGATAATCAGCAAAAAGTATATGCTCCAAAAAGAAAAAATCTATCGGAAATAGGCAACCGATATTTCGAACATAAGTACGATTTTTTAGACCGAGAAATATTCTTGAAATATGTAGATTTTATCCCCAACGCCAAAAGAGATCTAATCCAATCTCCTGGAGGCAAGTATACTTTACACTTAGTAAGCACTTCGGATAATGGCCGAGATAATATATATATACAAGATTTAGAAACTAAATTGATTAACAATTTGGTCTTCACTTTGAACAATGAGCAAAAAGGAGCTGTAAATATCTTTTTAAAAGATGGAGAATTGTACTTTAACTCTCCTTTTCCCACCACTTTTATGCGCATGTCAGATAAACACGAAGGATCTTTAGAAAAGGATATGACCCATAGCTTTAACCAAGCTACCTTATATGATTTTTCAGGAGTCAAAATAGTTCTCAAAGAGGTTTTTGACAGTCTTAGTTTTAAGTGGATAAAAGGTGATAAAGAGGATAATGCTGAAGATGTTTTAATTCTAGATGTCTGTCTAAACCATGAGAGTAAAAAGGTCGAATTAAAAGGGGGCAAAGGCTCTTTTAACAAGATGAAAGAAATAGAAATAGGCGGATTAAATGTAAATATTAGGTATGGTGCTAAAAAAATAGATTTGCCATTTGCTATTAGGTTAGATAAGTTTAATGCTGAAAAGTATCCTGGAACTATAAGTAGTTATTCTTCCTTTGCTAGTGAGGTTACAGTCATAGACCAACAAAATGATGTGATTATTCCTTATAGGATTTTTATGAATAACGTCTTGGATTACAGAGGGTATAGATTTTTTCAATCTTCTTTTGATTCAGATGAGAAGGGTTCAGTTTTTTCTGTAAATCACGATTTTTTAGGTACCACAGTCAGCTATATAGGTTATATGTTATTGCTAATAGGAATGTCCTGGACTCTTTTTAGTAAAAAATCTAGGTTCTCAAAGCTGAAGAAAAAGATAGATATCATAAGTGAGAAAAAACAAATTTTGCTCTTTTTATTATCTGTGCCTTTTCTTAACTCAAATGCTCAAATTAATGAAGTAAATAATAAGAGTATAGATGTAGACTCTATAAAGAAAACTATTGCCATAGATAAGCAGCACTCTGAAAAGGTGGGATATCTCTTGGTTCAAAACAAGGGCCGAATAGAACCTATCAACACATTGGCTTCTAAGATTCTGAGGAAGATACACAGGGAAAATCACTTTGAGAATTACAGTGCTAATCAGGTGTTTATATCTATGATGTCTAATCCTATGTCTTGGCAACATATCCCTTTTATATATGTCAGTAATAAGGATTTACGAAACAAATTTGAAGCAAAAAAGTATATAGCTTTTCTAGATGCTTTCGACGAAAAAGGCACTTATCTATTGAGAGATGAAGTCTCTAAATCGTATAAAAAAAAGCCTTTGGCACGAACTGAATACGACAAGGCTATTATGGCCCTAGACGAGAGAATAAATATTTTATATTCTCTTTTACACAAAGGTTTTTTAGAGATATTTCCACTTCCAAATGACAGTGATAATAAATGGTATTCCCCTGTGGGTGATATCAGTATGTTCCAAAAGAAAGATTCCCTATTTATAACAAATGTCTTTGGTTGGTATCTAGAAGAGTTAAAAAAAGCTAAAGAGACAGGAAATTGGAAAGATGCAGATAAAAAAATAGAATACATAAGTAAATTCCAGAGGAAATACGGTTGGGAGATAATTCCATCTGACAGTAAAATAGAGGCCGAGATATTTTATAACAAAGTAGATATTTTCAACAGGTTGTTCAAATACTATCTCTTGTTGGGCATATCTATGCTGATGGTTTGTTTTGCCACTATATTTATCAATCGTTCTAGAGTATTAAACTATTCTTTATTTTTTTTAGGAGGCCTTACTGTACTGTGTTTTATAGCTCATACTTTAGGTTTGATTTTAAGGTGGTACATCTCTGGAAATGCCCCTTGGAGTAACGGATATGAGAGTATGATTTATGTAGGTTGGGCCACTATTTTATCGGGGATAATATTCTGTAAAAAATCTCCTATAACTCTTTCTTCTACTGCTATTTTAGCTTCGTTGATACTGTGGGTTGCCAGTCTGAATTGGCTAGATCCAGAGATAACCAATTTACAACCAGTTTTAAAATCCTATTGGTTGTCTATTCACGTATCTGTCATTGTGGCTAGTTATGGCTTTCTAGCTTTAGGAGCTCTGTTGGGATTATTAGTTTTGATCATAATGATTTTTTCAAGCAAAAAAAATACAGATAGGATAGTGTTGACTATAAAAGAATTGACCTATATAAATGAGATGACCATAACAATAGGGCTATTTATGTTGACCATAGGCACATTTTTGGGAGGTGTTTGGGCGAATGAATCCTGGGGTAGATATTGGGGATGGGACCCTAAAGAGACATGGGCTTTCATAAGTATTTTCGTGTACTCTCTGATACTTCATATGAGGTTAGTTCCTTTTTTAAAGGGTGTTTTTCAATTTAATATGGCTTCGATATTGGGATTAGGCTCTATAATAATGACCTATTTTGGGGTTAATTATTATTTAGGAGGAATGCACTCTTATGCAAAAGGCGATCCCTTGCCAATACCTGATTTTATATATTACATAATAGTGAGTATAATTTTTATAGGTATTGTGTCTTTTTTTAGAAAAAGGCGTTTGAATATATAG